The Neomonachus schauinslandi chromosome 4, ASM220157v2, whole genome shotgun sequence genome includes a region encoding these proteins:
- the C4H1orf54 gene encoding uncharacterized protein C1orf54 homolog: MDVLFVAILAVLLILGQEHEDGEGLEEDDYYQVIYYYTVTPNYDDFGANFTVDYSMFESEDRQNRLNKEGREAAETTISHETEGADPQKPETMEPQSPDLNDAVSGLQSPVPLLLSWALVHGGIYFM, encoded by the exons ATGGATGTCCTCTTCGTAGCCATCCTTGCTGTGCTACTTATCCTGG GACAAGAACATGAGGATGGAGAAGGACTGGAAGAGGATGATTATTATCAGGTGATCTATTATTACACAGTCACCCCCAATTATG aTGACTTCGGTGCAAATTTCACTGTTGATTACTCCATGTTTGAATCTGAGGACAGACAG AACAGGTTGAataaggagggaagggaagcagcAGAGACTACCATTAGTCATGAAACAGAAGGTGCAGACCCTCAGAAGCCTGAAACAATGGAACCA CAGAGTCCAGATCTGAACGATGCTGTATCCGGTCTGCAGAGTCCTGTTCCCCTCCTCCTGTCCTGGGCCCTCGTTCATGGGGGGATATATTTCATGTAG